A single genomic interval of Streptomyces sp. 1222.5 harbors:
- a CDS encoding HAD family hydrolase, with translation MTIHAHALLFDNDGTLVSSLDSVERCWTRWAGEYGITAEQFGRVELHGRTAVEIVGDLLPAHLVPEAVARVEQLEVEDVPNGGVRLLPGTRDFLDSLPADRWAVVTSATGRLAEARLDAVGIRPKSLVSADDVTRGKPDPEPYLLAARRLGVDPARCVVFEDAPAGLRAGRAAGMTTVALATTHRAQELDADLVVKDLSALSALVTPAGVEIAVRR, from the coding sequence ATGACGATCCACGCACACGCCCTCCTGTTCGACAACGACGGCACCCTGGTCTCCTCCCTCGACTCCGTCGAGCGCTGCTGGACCCGCTGGGCCGGCGAGTACGGGATCACCGCCGAGCAGTTCGGGCGCGTGGAGCTGCACGGACGCACCGCGGTGGAGATAGTCGGCGACCTGCTGCCCGCCCACCTGGTCCCCGAGGCCGTCGCCCGCGTCGAGCAACTGGAGGTCGAGGACGTGCCGAACGGGGGAGTACGGCTGCTGCCCGGCACCCGGGACTTCCTGGACTCCCTGCCCGCCGACCGCTGGGCCGTGGTCACCTCCGCCACCGGCCGCCTCGCCGAGGCCCGCCTCGACGCCGTGGGCATACGCCCGAAGTCCCTGGTCTCCGCCGACGACGTCACCCGCGGCAAGCCCGACCCCGAGCCCTATCTGCTCGCGGCCCGCCGGCTCGGCGTGGACCCGGCACGCTGCGTCGTCTTCGAGGACGCCCCCGCCGGACTCCGGGCGGGCCGGGCGGCCGGTATGACCACCGTGGCCTTGGCCACAACCCACCGCGCGCAGGAGCTGGACGCCGACCTGGTGGTGAAGGACCTCTCGGCCCTGTCCGCACTGGTCACCCCCGCCGGAGTCGAGATCGCCGTCCGCCGCTGA
- a CDS encoding methionine ABC transporter permease: MTWSEMQPVLSQACWDTLYMVGWSTLIAVVGGLPLGILLVLTDRDGQLRNVVVNKVIGQIVNVARSMPFIILMVALMTFTRWITGTTIGREAAIVPLAIGAIPFFARLVEMSVREVDGGLVEAVQSMGGSTWKVVRSVLVPEALPSLISGATTTIIALIGYSAMAGTVGAGGLGDVAVRYGYQRFETGMMWITVAILAVAISLLQVVGDFAARSLHRRSGSSGGLLLFRPLRGVLAGPAAADAVGKS, from the coding sequence GTGACCTGGTCCGAGATGCAGCCGGTGCTGTCCCAGGCGTGTTGGGACACGCTCTACATGGTCGGCTGGTCCACGCTGATCGCCGTCGTCGGCGGACTCCCGCTCGGCATCCTCCTCGTGCTCACCGACCGGGACGGGCAGCTCCGCAACGTCGTGGTGAACAAGGTCATCGGGCAGATCGTGAACGTCGCCCGCTCGATGCCGTTCATCATCCTCATGGTCGCGCTGATGACCTTCACCCGGTGGATCACCGGCACCACCATCGGCCGCGAGGCCGCGATCGTGCCGCTCGCCATCGGCGCCATCCCGTTCTTCGCCCGCCTGGTGGAGATGTCCGTCCGGGAAGTGGACGGCGGACTCGTCGAGGCCGTGCAGTCCATGGGCGGCAGCACCTGGAAGGTCGTCCGCAGCGTCCTCGTGCCCGAGGCGCTCCCCTCGCTCATCTCGGGTGCCACGACCACGATCATCGCGCTCATCGGCTACTCGGCCATGGCGGGCACGGTCGGTGCCGGCGGCCTCGGCGACGTCGCCGTCCGCTACGGCTACCAGCGCTTCGAGACCGGCATGATGTGGATCACCGTGGCCATCCTCGCGGTCGCCATCTCCCTGCTCCAGGTCGTCGGCGACTTCGCGGCCCGCTCCCTGCACCGCCGCAGCGGCAGTTCCGGCGGCCTGCTCCTCTTCAGGCCCCTGCGCGGCGTCCTCGCCGGCCCGGCCGCCGCCGACGCGGTCGGCAAGAGCTGA
- the cbiE gene encoding precorrin-6y C5,15-methyltransferase (decarboxylating) subunit CbiE gives MADRVTVIGWDGSPLTAAARSALGAATLVAGAAHHLALPEVPPAAERIRLGSLALAARRIAAHRGTAVVLADGDPGFFGVVRTLRAPEFGLEVEVVPAVSSVATAFARAGMPWDDAQVVVAHPRTLRRAVNVCRAHTKVAVLTAPGAGPAELGLLLEGVHRTFVICEELGTEREQVSVVTSDKAADHNWRDPNVVIVIGGAAPPAGPAEGGGWIAGRDPATGPRGWVQPDETYGGGLGEGETELLRAAQLARLGPRVGDLVWDIGCGSGAFAAEAARAGAAVIAVDRLPLACERTDAAARHFGVQLQVIHGTAPHVLENLPEPDVVRVGGGGAAVVSAVADRRPQRIVTHAATRDAAELVGRDLTEHGYRVECALLQSVELDTRAWTETERNVAFLLSGVLPDRAP, from the coding sequence ATGGCCGACCGGGTCACGGTGATCGGCTGGGACGGCTCGCCGCTGACCGCCGCGGCACGCTCCGCCCTCGGCGCCGCCACGCTCGTGGCCGGCGCGGCCCACCATCTGGCGCTGCCCGAGGTCCCGCCCGCCGCCGAACGCATCCGCCTCGGCAGCCTCGCCCTCGCCGCCCGCCGCATCGCCGCGCACCGCGGCACCGCCGTCGTCCTCGCCGACGGCGACCCCGGCTTCTTCGGTGTCGTACGCACCCTGCGCGCGCCGGAGTTCGGCCTGGAGGTCGAGGTCGTCCCCGCCGTCTCCTCCGTCGCCACCGCCTTCGCCCGCGCCGGCATGCCCTGGGACGACGCCCAGGTGGTCGTCGCCCACCCGCGCACCCTGCGCCGGGCCGTGAACGTCTGCCGCGCCCACACCAAGGTCGCCGTCCTCACCGCGCCGGGCGCCGGCCCCGCCGAACTGGGCCTGCTGCTGGAGGGCGTCCACCGCACCTTCGTCATCTGCGAGGAGCTGGGCACCGAACGCGAACAGGTCAGCGTCGTCACCTCCGACAAGGCGGCCGACCACAACTGGCGCGACCCCAACGTGGTCATCGTCATCGGTGGAGCCGCCCCACCGGCCGGCCCGGCCGAGGGCGGCGGCTGGATCGCCGGCCGCGACCCCGCCACCGGCCCGCGCGGCTGGGTCCAGCCCGACGAGACGTACGGCGGCGGCCTCGGGGAGGGCGAGACGGAACTGCTGCGGGCCGCCCAACTCGCCCGTCTCGGCCCCCGCGTCGGCGACCTCGTCTGGGACATCGGCTGCGGGTCCGGCGCGTTCGCCGCCGAGGCCGCCCGCGCCGGTGCCGCCGTCATCGCCGTCGACCGGCTGCCGCTGGCCTGTGAGCGGACCGACGCGGCCGCGCGTCACTTCGGCGTCCAGCTCCAGGTGATCCACGGCACCGCCCCGCACGTGCTCGAAAACCTGCCCGAGCCCGACGTCGTACGGGTCGGTGGCGGGGGAGCGGCCGTCGTCTCCGCGGTCGCCGACCGGCGCCCGCAGCGCATCGTCACGCACGCCGCGACCCGCGACGCGGCGGAACTCGTCGGCCGTGATCTGACCGAGCACGGATACCGCGTCGAGTGCGCCCTGCTGCAGTCCGTCGAACTCGACACCCGGGCCTGGACGGAGACCGAGCGGAACGTAGCGTTCCTGCTCAGCGGGGTACTGCCCGATCGCGCCCCGTGA
- the cobT gene encoding nicotinate-nucleotide--dimethylbenzimidazole phosphoribosyltransferase: MTDTGQVPGEGQPESAGMVEQPGVPAPGAYTYLSEAPAEDEDLLLPGAQGAWGNEVPPPAPEPVVEAVHQPGPHETAGRDSGSVDLSGVRLPSPAPASTASSPILSTPHDPAAAQQQARRPLHLGPPIPDASASPVRSLADRGPAGAPVRQPGQTAGPEYFDAQPLRDMAPQSAAPWGAAPAAHEPADAGTTPVAAVQVGAQAPAAETVDPAAVPVADAAAEQAEQAEQTGAAQATIARLATQAAAQAPAQIVHGHDGVQPAHGHDGVYTAPPEQGPEVPAAEAVPAAGAPGEVEVAAAPEAAQGGQPVDGAAAAPEEEVTPVVAEAGQTADATAAAEAAVPVQEAGTAEPGPVVQEVDARDVPAEAIVPVQQTGPAQQADLAQQADPAQQPDAAPRTVQQVEAPEQGVSEQDADAAQAPVHAAAVVVAEPAAAGSGQVAAEATIEVADAQQPEPPAVAAEDAAQAGELEADPAAGVGELPEAQHAAEQPVTEAVAPQVTEPVPVQPAEPSEYVTPVAVPEETGAEETAAGASVPEAPVAVPAEDAVPVPTAVEAQGVPEPHSHVAQAPQPAGPVEPAAEALPTAPQPQPSVAPEPQAHPDTVVQATPEQAVEPVAPAGPQTLPAEETTAHLGTAAAIAGAHPEAPEQPAPADAPAAEVPPAPQPEQPLGRFVPVEGQVPTTPHLAPTPPQPLVLPADRLQDLQGPQEQPEPVAATVPPPREGEPAVVPAAPDAEHPDVVQHADDLRTRAADQEESTADVAEAERSTGPAAPGYDDAEREAVLKVMRERRDIRNGFRGDPIPHEVLLRVLEAAHTAPSVGHSQPWDFVVIRSAETRRTMHELAMRQREAYAKSLPKGRAKQFKELKIEAILDTPVNIVVTADPTRGGRHTLGRHTQPQMAPYSSALAVENLWLAARAEGLGVGWVSFFDEREMVRSLGLPEHLEVVAYLCVGYVDEFPDEPELMQAGWSKRRPLSWVVHEETYGRRALPGEEPHDLLAETVAQIRPLDAKALGEAWERQKRMTKPAGALGMLEIISAQLSGLSRQCPPPIPEPAAVAIFAGDHGVHAQGVTPWPQEVTAQMVANFLGGGAVCNAFANQVGAEVCVVDVGVVADLPATPGLLPRKIRGGTSDMTTGPAMTREEAKAAIEVGIETARDLVAAGNKALLTGEMGIANTTASAALISVFTGADPAEVTGRGTGINDETLARKTDVVRRALEFHQPDPADPVGVLAAIGGFEHAAMVGLLLGGASLRTPVILDGVSAGAAALVARAIAPEVLAACIAGHRSAEPGHVAALNKLGLRPLVDLDLRLGEGTGALLALPLVQSTARAMHEVATFDSAGVTEK, encoded by the coding sequence ATGACGGACACCGGCCAGGTCCCGGGCGAGGGGCAGCCGGAGAGCGCAGGCATGGTGGAACAGCCGGGCGTTCCCGCGCCCGGTGCGTACACCTACCTGTCCGAGGCGCCGGCCGAGGACGAAGACCTGCTGCTGCCGGGTGCCCAGGGCGCGTGGGGCAACGAAGTGCCGCCACCCGCTCCGGAGCCGGTGGTCGAGGCCGTCCACCAGCCGGGCCCGCACGAGACGGCGGGCCGGGACAGCGGCTCGGTCGACCTCAGCGGTGTCCGCCTGCCCAGCCCGGCCCCGGCGTCCACGGCGTCGTCGCCCATCCTCTCGACGCCGCACGACCCGGCGGCCGCCCAGCAGCAGGCGCGCCGCCCGCTGCACCTCGGCCCGCCGATCCCCGACGCCTCCGCGAGTCCGGTCCGCTCCCTCGCCGACCGCGGACCCGCCGGAGCGCCGGTACGGCAGCCCGGGCAGACCGCCGGTCCCGAGTACTTCGACGCGCAGCCCTTGCGCGACATGGCCCCGCAGAGCGCCGCCCCGTGGGGTGCCGCGCCCGCCGCCCACGAACCGGCCGACGCGGGCACGACGCCCGTAGCCGCGGTACAGGTCGGCGCGCAGGCACCGGCTGCCGAAACGGTTGACCCGGCCGCCGTCCCGGTGGCCGACGCCGCCGCCGAGCAGGCCGAGCAGGCCGAGCAGACCGGCGCCGCGCAGGCCACCATCGCCCGTCTCGCCACCCAGGCCGCCGCCCAGGCACCGGCCCAGATCGTGCACGGTCACGACGGCGTGCAGCCCGCCCACGGTCACGACGGTGTGTACACGGCTCCCCCGGAGCAGGGCCCCGAGGTCCCCGCCGCCGAGGCCGTGCCGGCGGCCGGCGCTCCCGGCGAGGTCGAGGTCGCCGCGGCGCCCGAGGCCGCGCAGGGCGGGCAGCCGGTCGACGGTGCCGCAGCCGCGCCGGAAGAAGAAGTCACGCCCGTCGTCGCCGAGGCCGGGCAGACCGCCGACGCGACCGCCGCCGCCGAGGCAGCCGTGCCGGTCCAGGAGGCGGGTACGGCCGAGCCGGGTCCCGTCGTCCAGGAGGTGGACGCCCGGGACGTGCCGGCCGAGGCGATCGTGCCCGTTCAGCAGACAGGTCCCGCTCAGCAGGCGGATCTCGCTCAGCAGGCGGATCCCGCTCAGCAGCCGGACGCCGCTCCGCGGACGGTCCAGCAGGTCGAGGCCCCCGAGCAGGGCGTGAGCGAGCAGGACGCCGACGCGGCGCAGGCTCCGGTGCACGCCGCGGCCGTCGTCGTGGCCGAACCCGCGGCGGCCGGTTCCGGCCAGGTTGCCGCCGAGGCCACCATCGAGGTCGCCGACGCTCAGCAGCCCGAGCCGCCCGCGGTCGCCGCCGAGGATGCCGCGCAGGCCGGGGAGCTGGAGGCCGACCCCGCCGCCGGGGTGGGAGAGCTCCCCGAGGCGCAGCACGCGGCCGAGCAGCCGGTGACCGAAGCCGTCGCCCCGCAGGTGACCGAGCCGGTGCCGGTACAGCCCGCCGAGCCGTCCGAGTACGTCACCCCCGTCGCCGTACCGGAGGAGACCGGAGCCGAGGAGACCGCGGCCGGGGCTTCCGTGCCGGAGGCTCCCGTGGCCGTCCCCGCCGAGGACGCCGTACCGGTCCCGACCGCCGTCGAGGCCCAGGGCGTGCCCGAGCCGCATTCCCACGTCGCCCAGGCTCCGCAGCCGGCCGGCCCCGTCGAGCCCGCCGCCGAGGCGCTGCCCACCGCGCCGCAGCCCCAGCCGTCGGTCGCCCCGGAGCCGCAGGCCCACCCCGACACCGTGGTCCAGGCCACCCCCGAGCAGGCCGTCGAGCCCGTCGCCCCGGCCGGCCCGCAGACGCTGCCCGCCGAGGAGACGACCGCGCACCTCGGAACGGCCGCCGCCATCGCGGGCGCGCACCCGGAAGCCCCCGAGCAGCCGGCCCCCGCCGACGCGCCGGCCGCGGAGGTTCCGCCGGCGCCGCAGCCGGAGCAGCCGCTCGGCCGGTTCGTGCCGGTGGAGGGCCAGGTGCCGACCACCCCGCACCTCGCGCCGACCCCGCCGCAGCCCCTCGTCCTTCCCGCGGACAGGCTCCAGGACCTCCAGGGGCCGCAGGAGCAGCCGGAGCCGGTCGCCGCCACGGTGCCCCCGCCGCGCGAGGGCGAGCCGGCCGTCGTACCGGCCGCGCCGGACGCCGAGCACCCCGATGTCGTACAGCACGCGGACGACCTGCGAACCAGGGCGGCCGACCAGGAAGAAAGCACGGCCGACGTGGCAGAGGCAGAGCGGTCCACCGGCCCGGCGGCGCCCGGCTACGACGACGCCGAACGCGAAGCCGTGCTCAAGGTCATGCGTGAGCGCCGCGACATCCGCAACGGCTTCCGCGGCGACCCGATCCCGCACGAGGTGCTGCTGCGCGTCCTGGAGGCGGCCCACACGGCGCCCTCCGTGGGGCACTCGCAGCCCTGGGACTTCGTCGTCATCCGGTCCGCCGAGACCCGGCGCACCATGCACGAACTGGCGATGCGGCAGCGCGAGGCGTACGCCAAGTCGCTGCCCAAGGGCCGGGCGAAGCAGTTCAAGGAACTGAAGATCGAGGCCATCCTCGACACCCCGGTCAACATCGTCGTCACCGCCGACCCCACCCGCGGCGGCCGGCACACCCTCGGCCGGCACACCCAGCCGCAGATGGCGCCCTACTCCTCGGCGCTCGCGGTGGAGAACCTCTGGCTCGCCGCCCGCGCCGAAGGCCTCGGCGTCGGCTGGGTCAGCTTCTTCGACGAGCGGGAGATGGTCCGCTCGCTCGGCCTGCCCGAGCACCTGGAGGTCGTCGCCTACCTGTGCGTCGGGTACGTCGACGAGTTCCCGGACGAGCCCGAGCTGATGCAGGCCGGCTGGTCCAAGCGGCGCCCCCTGTCCTGGGTGGTGCACGAGGAGACGTACGGCCGTCGCGCCCTGCCCGGAGAGGAACCCCACGACCTGCTCGCCGAGACCGTCGCACAGATCCGCCCGCTCGACGCCAAGGCGCTCGGCGAGGCGTGGGAGCGCCAGAAGCGCATGACCAAGCCGGCCGGCGCGCTCGGCATGCTGGAGATCATCTCCGCGCAGCTGTCCGGGCTGTCCCGGCAGTGCCCGCCGCCGATCCCGGAGCCCGCCGCCGTCGCGATCTTCGCGGGCGACCACGGCGTGCACGCCCAGGGCGTCACCCCGTGGCCGCAGGAGGTCACCGCCCAGATGGTGGCCAACTTCCTGGGCGGGGGAGCGGTCTGCAACGCCTTCGCCAACCAGGTCGGCGCCGAGGTGTGCGTCGTGGACGTCGGTGTCGTCGCCGACCTCCCCGCCACCCCGGGTCTGCTGCCCCGCAAGATCCGCGGCGGCACGTCCGACATGACCACCGGTCCCGCGATGACCCGCGAAGAGGCCAAGGCGGCCATCGAGGTGGGCATCGAGACCGCCCGCGACCTGGTGGCGGCCGGCAACAAGGCGCTGCTCACCGGAGAGATGGGCATCGCCAACACCACCGCGTCCGCGGCGCTGATCTCCGTCTTCACCGGCGCCGACCCGGCGGAGGTGACCGGACGCGGCACGGGCATCAACGACGAGACGCTCGCCCGCAAGACCGACGTCGTCCGCCGCGCCCTGGAGTTCCACCAGCCGGACCCGGCGGACCCCGTCGGCGTCCTCGCGGCCATCGGCGGCTTCGAGCACGCGGCCATGGTCGGACTGCTCCTCGGCGGCGCCTCGCTGCGTACGCCGGTGATCCTGGACGGCGTCAGCGCCGGTGCCGCGGCCCTGGTCGCCCGTGCCATCGCCCCCGAGGTCCTCGCGGCCTGCATCGCGGGCCACCGCAGCGCGGAGCCCGGGCACGTGGCCGCCCTCAACAAGCTCGGCCTGCGCCCCCTGGTCGACCTCGACCTCCGCCTCGGCGAGGGCACGGGCGCCCTGCTCGCCCTGCCGCTGGTGCAGAGCACGGCACGGGCCATGCACGAGGTGGCCACCTTCGACTCGGCGGGCGTCACGGAGAAGTAG
- a CDS encoding GNAT family N-acetyltransferase gives MGMSVTISVATEQDTEQIFKLQYLCFQSEAALYGNYRIDPLVQTLDSVRQEVAADCVFVARLGDEVVGSVRGKVTEDGAAAIGKLCVHPRLQGHGIGARLLRAAETALSEQRGATRFRLHTGHRSEGNLRLYRRSGYQTVGRSQGADGVEMIVLEKQAGTYAQTA, from the coding sequence ATGGGCATGAGCGTGACCATCTCGGTGGCGACCGAGCAGGACACGGAGCAGATCTTCAAGCTCCAATACCTGTGCTTCCAGAGCGAAGCGGCGCTGTACGGCAACTACCGCATCGACCCGCTCGTCCAGACGCTGGACTCCGTCCGTCAGGAGGTCGCCGCCGACTGCGTCTTCGTCGCCCGGCTCGGCGACGAGGTGGTCGGCTCCGTGCGCGGCAAGGTCACCGAGGACGGCGCGGCCGCCATCGGCAAGCTCTGCGTCCACCCGCGCCTCCAGGGCCACGGCATCGGCGCCCGGCTGCTGCGCGCGGCCGAGACGGCCCTGTCCGAGCAGCGCGGCGCCACCCGGTTCCGCCTCCACACCGGCCACCGCAGCGAGGGCAACCTCCGCCTGTACCGCCGCTCCGGCTACCAGACGGTGGGCCGGTCGCAGGGCGCCGACGGCGTGGAGATGATCGTGCTGGAGAAGCAGGCCGGTACGTACGCCCAGACCGCCTGA
- a CDS encoding MetQ/NlpA family ABC transporter substrate-binding protein, which produces MRNTAKITAAVLATGALTLGLTACGSGKDSASSADYSGPLVVAASPTPHAEILDFVKKNLASKAGLDLEVKEFTDYITPNTATEDGSVGANYFQNQPYLDDFNKKRGTHIVPVVTVHLEPLGLYSHKVKKTDALKSGATVAVPNDSVNEARALKLLAANGLITLKDGVGTEATPADITKNPRNLKFKEVEAAQTARSLDDVDAAVINGNYAISSGIKPAKDALILESAKNSPYGNFLAVKKGDEKDPRVKKLAKLLTSPEVKKFIEDKYQGSVIPSF; this is translated from the coding sequence GTGCGTAACACCGCCAAGATCACCGCCGCCGTCCTCGCCACCGGAGCCCTCACCCTCGGGCTGACCGCCTGCGGCTCCGGCAAGGACTCCGCCTCCTCCGCCGACTACAGCGGCCCGCTGGTCGTCGCCGCGAGCCCGACCCCGCACGCCGAGATCCTCGACTTCGTCAAGAAGAACCTGGCGTCGAAGGCCGGCCTCGACCTCGAGGTCAAGGAGTTCACCGACTACATCACGCCGAACACGGCGACCGAGGACGGCTCCGTCGGTGCCAACTACTTCCAGAACCAGCCGTACCTCGACGACTTCAACAAGAAGCGCGGCACCCACATCGTGCCCGTCGTCACGGTCCACCTGGAGCCGCTCGGCCTCTACTCCCACAAGGTGAAGAAGACCGACGCCCTGAAGAGCGGTGCGACCGTCGCCGTCCCCAACGACTCCGTCAACGAGGCCCGCGCCCTGAAGCTGCTCGCCGCCAACGGGCTCATCACCCTCAAGGACGGCGTCGGCACCGAGGCCACCCCGGCGGACATCACCAAGAACCCGCGGAACCTGAAGTTCAAGGAGGTCGAGGCGGCCCAGACCGCGCGCTCCCTGGACGACGTGGACGCGGCCGTGATCAACGGCAACTACGCCATCTCCTCCGGCATCAAGCCCGCCAAGGACGCGCTGATACTGGAGTCCGCGAAGAACAGCCCGTACGGCAACTTCCTCGCCGTGAAGAAGGGCGACGAGAAGGACCCGCGGGTGAAGAAGCTCGCGAAGCTCCTCACCTCGCCCGAGGTCAAGAAGTTCATCGAGGACAAGTACCAGGGCTCGGTCATCCCGTCCTTCTGA
- a CDS encoding methionine ABC transporter ATP-binding protein, whose product MITTSGLTKVYRSRGREVTALDGVDLHVREGEVYGVIGQSGAGKSSLIRCVNLLERPTTGTVTVAGQDLTALAGRGARAGRELRRARSSIGMVFQHFNLLSSRTVQDNVELPLEILGRSGRERSRKALELLDLVGLADKAKAYPAQLSGGQKQRVGIARALAGDPKVLLSDEATSALDPETTRSILQLLRDLNRQLGLTVLLITHEMDVVKSVCDSAALMERGRIVESGTVSELLATPGSELAAALFPVGGEASGPERTVLDVTFHGEAATQPVISQLSRTYNVDISILGAAIDTVGGLQIGRMRIELPGRYEDNVVPVGFLREQGLQIDVVGHEGAAPLLVKEGAK is encoded by the coding sequence GTGATCACCACCTCGGGCCTGACCAAGGTCTACCGCTCCCGCGGCCGTGAGGTCACCGCCCTCGACGGCGTCGATCTCCATGTCCGCGAAGGCGAGGTCTACGGCGTCATCGGACAGTCCGGCGCCGGCAAGTCCTCCCTCATCCGCTGCGTCAACCTGCTGGAGCGCCCCACCACCGGCACCGTGACCGTCGCCGGACAGGACCTCACCGCCCTGGCCGGCCGCGGAGCGCGCGCCGGCCGGGAACTTCGCCGGGCCCGCAGCAGCATCGGCATGGTCTTCCAGCACTTCAACCTGCTGTCCTCGCGCACCGTCCAGGACAACGTCGAACTGCCCCTGGAGATCCTCGGCAGGTCCGGCCGGGAACGCTCCCGCAAGGCCCTGGAACTGCTGGACCTGGTCGGCCTGGCCGACAAGGCCAAGGCCTACCCCGCCCAGCTCTCCGGCGGGCAGAAGCAGCGCGTCGGCATCGCCCGCGCCCTCGCCGGCGACCCCAAGGTGCTGCTCTCCGACGAGGCCACCAGCGCCCTCGACCCGGAGACCACCCGCTCCATCCTCCAGCTGCTGCGCGACCTGAACCGGCAGCTGGGCCTGACCGTCCTGCTCATCACCCACGAGATGGACGTCGTGAAGTCGGTCTGCGACTCCGCCGCCCTCATGGAGCGGGGCCGGATCGTGGAGTCCGGCACGGTCAGCGAGCTGCTGGCCACCCCGGGCTCCGAGCTGGCCGCCGCACTGTTCCCGGTCGGCGGCGAGGCCTCCGGTCCCGAGCGGACCGTCCTGGACGTCACCTTCCACGGCGAGGCCGCCACCCAGCCGGTCATCTCCCAGCTCTCGCGCACCTACAACGTCGACATCTCGATCCTCGGCGCCGCCATCGACACCGTCGGCGGTCTCCAGATCGGCCGCATGCGCATCGAGCTGCCCGGCCGGTACGAGGACAACGTGGTGCCGGTCGGCTTCCTGCGCGAACAGGGCCTGCAGATCGATGTCGTCGGCCACGAGGGCGCTGCGCCCCTGCTGGTCAAGGAGGGTGCGAAGTGA
- a CDS encoding GNAT family N-acetyltransferase translates to MTSTFPNISISTERLVLRPLDEDDVPALAEMMNDEQIAAWTDVPQPFTEAGARHWITQYAPAERASGHGLDLAVTEFLTQRLVGIVQLTKTDWRIRATELSYIVAPWARGEGYASEAALATAQWLFGDQKFERIELRTAADNTASQQVAQKIGCISEGVLRNACIVHVRTEDGTWTDMRTDFIVWSLLPEDLEGTDEQLADTSGFTSYSDWN, encoded by the coding sequence ATGACTAGCACCTTCCCCAACATCTCCATCAGCACGGAGCGGTTGGTGCTGCGTCCCCTCGACGAGGACGACGTGCCCGCACTTGCCGAGATGATGAACGACGAGCAGATCGCCGCCTGGACCGACGTCCCCCAGCCGTTCACCGAGGCCGGCGCCCGGCACTGGATCACCCAGTACGCCCCCGCCGAACGCGCCTCCGGCCACGGCCTCGACCTCGCCGTCACCGAGTTCCTCACCCAGCGCCTGGTCGGCATCGTCCAGCTCACCAAGACCGACTGGCGGATCCGCGCCACCGAGCTGTCCTACATCGTCGCCCCCTGGGCCCGCGGCGAGGGGTACGCCTCCGAGGCCGCCCTCGCCACCGCGCAATGGCTCTTCGGCGACCAGAAGTTCGAGCGCATCGAGCTGCGCACCGCCGCGGACAACACCGCCTCCCAGCAGGTCGCCCAGAAGATCGGCTGCATCAGTGAGGGTGTCCTGCGCAACGCCTGCATAGTCCACGTGCGCACCGAGGACGGCACCTGGACCGACATGCGCACCGACTTCATCGTGTGGAGCCTCCTCCCGGAGGACCTCGAAGGCACCGACGAGCAGCTCGCCGACACCAGCGGCTTCACCTCCTACTCCGACTGGAACTGA